A single genomic interval of Apis cerana isolate GH-2021 linkage group LG2, AcerK_1.0, whole genome shotgun sequence harbors:
- the LOC108002748 gene encoding uncharacterized protein LOC108002748 isoform X3, translating to MDIKYESNRAMPLLESFVENRANLVTSMPAPSSRRSTEAVSGDGFSNVPKILEIQLPLRIATKEDLVAWARYVMGLMASRINITLTTVKESPSRIAGRAEKIAKQAWQYPLRNTAYRYFEGDGSTADDGRHFLKSFENTRYAENVRNVGSIDRDKIPAAVRIVGDLENSVQNVQPSRVYSGSRSPTIATVDGAIGKSSFNDRRLFQPIFGISDSTIPTPLGISIPRPGTGKDPDANDSFGANFLKTGDRQLFVPQFPNFGPAIELKPSDIFPDTSAVSPPTRAYLPVTTTTVAADNVEFPNDPFVARYLFHGRNVSSNLLPDIVAPLFADEITSAPPTRNLPLAPSRNDRNTSSPTPLLNVPFEAVITFTRDQPYHIRATTSRNVEGGEYSAPEDPQRDRFPPYFDTSNHTLTNESGQINVVLDDEGRAVEAGLLGEKEERKKEERKKDEGSKGEKSKKRKSEKKTSPLGQLIKSFAALRRNSTLATNLAPPLPFKQQASSTTQRIPSRQRAPPPTRAQLYSTEKPSSSLRQERRNLTSLGQQRIEDDLEEGSEEVRTREEGESKERDVEVEGRIENEASSEENSDEDEEEEKGGGPIKAIIDLLQLAAPILEDLSDPESDADIADVLEIGIPLLQDLSQGDDETPGVDFPGLLVPILLQISGEDGQRDSGAILTPLLQLSAPLIGPLVGPLVGPLSRQSSQPAGQGSSISDLIKGLLAPLLEPIGPYGKMTQLSNLIAGIVSSLSKNSGAGGASDLTSLVKAVVAGSVAGTSAGSSGNKDSYGAHAAYGTDNSYNAYANCQRPGAEGRC from the exons GGGCGAACCTGGTGACTTCGATGCCCGCTCCGTCTTCGAGGCGATCGACCGAGGCAGTCTCGGGCGACGGGTTCTCCAACGTGCCGAAAATTCTGGAGATTCAGTTACCTTTGAGGATCGCTACGAAGGAGGATCTGGTCGCCTGGGCCAGGTACGTGATGGGTTTGATGGCGTCCCGTATAAACATCACGCTGACCACGGTGAAAGAGTCGCCCTCGAGAATCGCAGGGAGAGCGGAGAAGATCGCGAAGCAGGCATGGCAGTATCCGCTTAGAAACACGGCGTATCGTTATTTCGAAGGCGATGGATCCACGGCCGACGACGGCCGACATTTCTTAAAGAGTTTCGAGAACACGAGATACGCGGAGAACGTGAGAAACGTTGGGAGCATCGATCGGGACAAGATACCCGCGGCTGTCAGGATCGTGGGGGACCTCGAAAACTCGGTGCAAAATGTTCAGCCGTCGAGGGTGTACTCCGGCTCCCGGTCGCCAACGATAGCCACGGTCGACGGAGCCATCGGCAAGAGTTCGTTCAACGACCGACGACTTTTCCAACCGATTTTCGGCATCTCGGATAGCACGATTCCAACCCCTCTCGGCATAAGTATCCCGAGGCCTGGAACCGGCAAGGATCCAGACGCGAACGATTCGTTCGGcgcgaattttttgaaaacggGAGATCGGCAATTGTTCGTCCCCCAATTCCCCAACTTTGGGCCGGCCATCGAGCTGAAACCCAGCGACATCTTTCCAGACACGAGCGCCGTCTCGCCCCCTACCAGAGCTTATCTGCCCGTGACCACGACCACCGTCGCCGCCGACAACGTCGAGTTTCCCAACGATCCGTTCGTGGCTAGATATCTGTTCCACGGGAGGAACGTTTCGAGCAACCTGCTTCCGGACATCGTTGCTCCGCTCTTCGCAGACGAGATTACCTCCGCCCCGCCAACGAGAAACCTTCCCCTCGCCCCATCTCGAAACGACAGGAACACGAGCTCGCCGACGCCTCTGCTCAACGTTCCGTTCGAGGCGGTGATCACGTTCACGCGCGACCAGCCTTACCACATCCGGGCAACCACGTCGAGGAACGTCGAGGGTGGCGAGTATTCCGCTCCAGAGGACCCTCAACGGGATCGATTTCCACCCTACTTCGACACCTCGAATCACACGTTGACCAACGAATCCGGCCAGATCAACGTCGTGCTCGACGATGAAGGGCGCGCGGTCGAGGCAGGGCTTCtgggggagaaggaggagaggaagaaggaggagaggaagaaggacGAAGGCTCGAAGGGGGAGAAGTCGAAGAAACGGAAATCCGAGAAGAAGACGTCGCCCCTCGGCCAGTTGATCAAGTCGTTCGCGGCGCTCAGGAGGAATTCCACCCTGGCGACGAATCTTGCCCCCCCTCTTCCGTTCAAACAGCAAGCCTCGTCGACCACGCAGAGGATTCCCTCGCGTCAGAGAGCACCGCCACCGACCAGGGCGCAGCTCTACTCTACGGAGAAACCATCT TCTTCGCTCAGACAAGAAAGACGTAATCTGACGTCTCTGGGGCAACAACGAATCGAG GACGACTTGGAGGAAGGGAGCGAAGAAGTTAGGACGAGGGAGGAGGGCGAGAGCAAGGAGAGGGATGTCGAGGTCGAGGGAAGAATCGAGAACGAAGCTTCCAGCGAAGAAAATTCTGACGAggacgaagaggaggagaaaggaggCGGTCCTATCAAGGCTATCATCGATCTTCTTCAACTCGCAGCGCCAATTTTGGAAGATCTGAGCGac CCTGAATCCGACGCCGACATCGCCGATGTGCTCGAAATAGGGATCCCGTTGCTTCAAGACTTGTCGCAA GGAGACGACGAAACGCCAGGTGTCGACTTTCCAGGATTATTGGTCCcgattttattgcaaattagCGGA GAGGACGGGCAGAGGGATTCAGGCGCCATTTTGACACCGTTGCTTCAGCTAAGCGCGCCGCTCATAGGACCCCTCGTTGGTCCCCTGGTCGGACCGTTGAGTCGCCAGAGCAGCCAG CCTGCAGGTCAAGGATCATCGATAAGTGACTTGATCAAAGGTCTCTTGGCTCCGTTGCTCGag CCAATCGGCCCGTACGGAAAGATGACGCAACTTTCGAACCTGATCGCCGGAATTGTCTCTAGTCTTAGCAAA AATTCAGGGGCTGGTGGCGCGTCCGACTTGACGAGCCTCGTGAAAGCAGTGGTCGCCGGATCGGTGGCAGGAACGAGCGCAGGCTCGAGCGGGAACAAAGACTCTTACGGAGCGCATGCTGCGTATGGTACAGACAATTCTTATAACGCTTAC gCCAATTGCCAACGACCAGGCGCGGAGGGTAGGTGCTAA
- the LOC108002748 gene encoding uncharacterized protein LOC108002748 isoform X2: MPAPSSRRSTEAVSGDGFSNVPKILEIQLPLRIATKEDLVAWARYVMGLMASRINITLTTVKESPSRIAGRAEKIAKQAWQYPLRNTAYRYFEGDGSTADDGRHFLKSFENTRYAENVRNVGSIDRDKIPAAVRIVGDLENSVQNVQPSRVYSGSRSPTIATVDGAIGKSSFNDRRLFQPIFGISDSTIPTPLGISIPRPGTGKDPDANDSFGANFLKTGDRQLFVPQFPNFGPAIELKPSDIFPDTSAVSPPTRAYLPVTTTTVAADNVEFPNDPFVARYLFHGRNVSSNLLPDIVAPLFADEITSAPPTRNLPLAPSRNDRNTSSPTPLLNVPFEAVITFTRDQPYHIRATTSRNVEGGEYSAPEDPQRDRFPPYFDTSNHTLTNESGQINVVLDDEGRAVEAGLLGEKEERKKEERKKDEGSKGEKSKKRKSEKKTSPLGQLIKSFAALRRNSTLATNLAPPLPFKQQASSTTQRIPSRQRAPPPTRAQLYSTEKPSSSLRQERRNLTSLGQQRIEDDLEEGSEEVRTREEGESKERDVEVEGRIENEASSEENSDEDEEEEKGGGPIKAIIDLLQLAAPILEDLSDPESDADIADVLEIGIPLLQDLSQGDDETPGVDFPGLLVPILLQISGEDGQRDSGAILTPLLQLSAPLIGPLVGPLVGPLSRQSSQPAGQGSSISDLIKGLLAPLLEPIGPYGKMTQLSNLIAGIVSSLSKNSGAGGASDLTSLVKAVVAGSVAGTSAGSSGNKDSYGAHAAYGTDNSYNAYPNAPSKNTSLGSSINDILNAILKVVASLVNAISAILGASSNSSNEPQPYPSPPPAYAKPYKMTRPADYVSITTSKPERVVRV; the protein is encoded by the exons ATGCCCGCTCCGTCTTCGAGGCGATCGACCGAGGCAGTCTCGGGCGACGGGTTCTCCAACGTGCCGAAAATTCTGGAGATTCAGTTACCTTTGAGGATCGCTACGAAGGAGGATCTGGTCGCCTGGGCCAGGTACGTGATGGGTTTGATGGCGTCCCGTATAAACATCACGCTGACCACGGTGAAAGAGTCGCCCTCGAGAATCGCAGGGAGAGCGGAGAAGATCGCGAAGCAGGCATGGCAGTATCCGCTTAGAAACACGGCGTATCGTTATTTCGAAGGCGATGGATCCACGGCCGACGACGGCCGACATTTCTTAAAGAGTTTCGAGAACACGAGATACGCGGAGAACGTGAGAAACGTTGGGAGCATCGATCGGGACAAGATACCCGCGGCTGTCAGGATCGTGGGGGACCTCGAAAACTCGGTGCAAAATGTTCAGCCGTCGAGGGTGTACTCCGGCTCCCGGTCGCCAACGATAGCCACGGTCGACGGAGCCATCGGCAAGAGTTCGTTCAACGACCGACGACTTTTCCAACCGATTTTCGGCATCTCGGATAGCACGATTCCAACCCCTCTCGGCATAAGTATCCCGAGGCCTGGAACCGGCAAGGATCCAGACGCGAACGATTCGTTCGGcgcgaattttttgaaaacggGAGATCGGCAATTGTTCGTCCCCCAATTCCCCAACTTTGGGCCGGCCATCGAGCTGAAACCCAGCGACATCTTTCCAGACACGAGCGCCGTCTCGCCCCCTACCAGAGCTTATCTGCCCGTGACCACGACCACCGTCGCCGCCGACAACGTCGAGTTTCCCAACGATCCGTTCGTGGCTAGATATCTGTTCCACGGGAGGAACGTTTCGAGCAACCTGCTTCCGGACATCGTTGCTCCGCTCTTCGCAGACGAGATTACCTCCGCCCCGCCAACGAGAAACCTTCCCCTCGCCCCATCTCGAAACGACAGGAACACGAGCTCGCCGACGCCTCTGCTCAACGTTCCGTTCGAGGCGGTGATCACGTTCACGCGCGACCAGCCTTACCACATCCGGGCAACCACGTCGAGGAACGTCGAGGGTGGCGAGTATTCCGCTCCAGAGGACCCTCAACGGGATCGATTTCCACCCTACTTCGACACCTCGAATCACACGTTGACCAACGAATCCGGCCAGATCAACGTCGTGCTCGACGATGAAGGGCGCGCGGTCGAGGCAGGGCTTCtgggggagaaggaggagaggaagaaggaggagaggaagaaggacGAAGGCTCGAAGGGGGAGAAGTCGAAGAAACGGAAATCCGAGAAGAAGACGTCGCCCCTCGGCCAGTTGATCAAGTCGTTCGCGGCGCTCAGGAGGAATTCCACCCTGGCGACGAATCTTGCCCCCCCTCTTCCGTTCAAACAGCAAGCCTCGTCGACCACGCAGAGGATTCCCTCGCGTCAGAGAGCACCGCCACCGACCAGGGCGCAGCTCTACTCTACGGAGAAACCATCT TCTTCGCTCAGACAAGAAAGACGTAATCTGACGTCTCTGGGGCAACAACGAATCGAG GACGACTTGGAGGAAGGGAGCGAAGAAGTTAGGACGAGGGAGGAGGGCGAGAGCAAGGAGAGGGATGTCGAGGTCGAGGGAAGAATCGAGAACGAAGCTTCCAGCGAAGAAAATTCTGACGAggacgaagaggaggagaaaggaggCGGTCCTATCAAGGCTATCATCGATCTTCTTCAACTCGCAGCGCCAATTTTGGAAGATCTGAGCGac CCTGAATCCGACGCCGACATCGCCGATGTGCTCGAAATAGGGATCCCGTTGCTTCAAGACTTGTCGCAA GGAGACGACGAAACGCCAGGTGTCGACTTTCCAGGATTATTGGTCCcgattttattgcaaattagCGGA GAGGACGGGCAGAGGGATTCAGGCGCCATTTTGACACCGTTGCTTCAGCTAAGCGCGCCGCTCATAGGACCCCTCGTTGGTCCCCTGGTCGGACCGTTGAGTCGCCAGAGCAGCCAG CCTGCAGGTCAAGGATCATCGATAAGTGACTTGATCAAAGGTCTCTTGGCTCCGTTGCTCGag CCAATCGGCCCGTACGGAAAGATGACGCAACTTTCGAACCTGATCGCCGGAATTGTCTCTAGTCTTAGCAAA AATTCAGGGGCTGGTGGCGCGTCCGACTTGACGAGCCTCGTGAAAGCAGTGGTCGCCGGATCGGTGGCAGGAACGAGCGCAGGCTCGAGCGGGAACAAAGACTCTTACGGAGCGCATGCTGCGTATGGTACAGACAATTCTTATAACGCTTAC CCTAATGCACCGTCGAAGAACACCTCGCTCGGCTCTTCCATCAATGACATCCTTAACGCGATATTAAAAGTGGTCGCCTCGTTAGTGAACGCCATTTCCGCAATTTTGGGCGCCTCGTCGAACAGCTCCAACGAACCTCAACCCTATCCCTCGCCACCCCCCGCCTACGCCAAACCTTATAAAATGACCCGCCCCGCCGATTATGTTAGCATAACAACCAGCAAACCGGAACGTGTTGTAAGGGTATAA
- the LOC108002748 gene encoding uncharacterized protein LOC108002748 isoform X1 has protein sequence MDIKYESNRAMPLLESFVENRANLVTSMPAPSSRRSTEAVSGDGFSNVPKILEIQLPLRIATKEDLVAWARYVMGLMASRINITLTTVKESPSRIAGRAEKIAKQAWQYPLRNTAYRYFEGDGSTADDGRHFLKSFENTRYAENVRNVGSIDRDKIPAAVRIVGDLENSVQNVQPSRVYSGSRSPTIATVDGAIGKSSFNDRRLFQPIFGISDSTIPTPLGISIPRPGTGKDPDANDSFGANFLKTGDRQLFVPQFPNFGPAIELKPSDIFPDTSAVSPPTRAYLPVTTTTVAADNVEFPNDPFVARYLFHGRNVSSNLLPDIVAPLFADEITSAPPTRNLPLAPSRNDRNTSSPTPLLNVPFEAVITFTRDQPYHIRATTSRNVEGGEYSAPEDPQRDRFPPYFDTSNHTLTNESGQINVVLDDEGRAVEAGLLGEKEERKKEERKKDEGSKGEKSKKRKSEKKTSPLGQLIKSFAALRRNSTLATNLAPPLPFKQQASSTTQRIPSRQRAPPPTRAQLYSTEKPSSSLRQERRNLTSLGQQRIEDDLEEGSEEVRTREEGESKERDVEVEGRIENEASSEENSDEDEEEEKGGGPIKAIIDLLQLAAPILEDLSDPESDADIADVLEIGIPLLQDLSQGDDETPGVDFPGLLVPILLQISGEDGQRDSGAILTPLLQLSAPLIGPLVGPLVGPLSRQSSQPAGQGSSISDLIKGLLAPLLEPIGPYGKMTQLSNLIAGIVSSLSKNSGAGGASDLTSLVKAVVAGSVAGTSAGSSGNKDSYGAHAAYGTDNSYNAYPNAPSKNTSLGSSINDILNAILKVVASLVNAISAILGASSNSSNEPQPYPSPPPAYAKPYKMTRPADYVSITTSKPERVVRV, from the exons GGGCGAACCTGGTGACTTCGATGCCCGCTCCGTCTTCGAGGCGATCGACCGAGGCAGTCTCGGGCGACGGGTTCTCCAACGTGCCGAAAATTCTGGAGATTCAGTTACCTTTGAGGATCGCTACGAAGGAGGATCTGGTCGCCTGGGCCAGGTACGTGATGGGTTTGATGGCGTCCCGTATAAACATCACGCTGACCACGGTGAAAGAGTCGCCCTCGAGAATCGCAGGGAGAGCGGAGAAGATCGCGAAGCAGGCATGGCAGTATCCGCTTAGAAACACGGCGTATCGTTATTTCGAAGGCGATGGATCCACGGCCGACGACGGCCGACATTTCTTAAAGAGTTTCGAGAACACGAGATACGCGGAGAACGTGAGAAACGTTGGGAGCATCGATCGGGACAAGATACCCGCGGCTGTCAGGATCGTGGGGGACCTCGAAAACTCGGTGCAAAATGTTCAGCCGTCGAGGGTGTACTCCGGCTCCCGGTCGCCAACGATAGCCACGGTCGACGGAGCCATCGGCAAGAGTTCGTTCAACGACCGACGACTTTTCCAACCGATTTTCGGCATCTCGGATAGCACGATTCCAACCCCTCTCGGCATAAGTATCCCGAGGCCTGGAACCGGCAAGGATCCAGACGCGAACGATTCGTTCGGcgcgaattttttgaaaacggGAGATCGGCAATTGTTCGTCCCCCAATTCCCCAACTTTGGGCCGGCCATCGAGCTGAAACCCAGCGACATCTTTCCAGACACGAGCGCCGTCTCGCCCCCTACCAGAGCTTATCTGCCCGTGACCACGACCACCGTCGCCGCCGACAACGTCGAGTTTCCCAACGATCCGTTCGTGGCTAGATATCTGTTCCACGGGAGGAACGTTTCGAGCAACCTGCTTCCGGACATCGTTGCTCCGCTCTTCGCAGACGAGATTACCTCCGCCCCGCCAACGAGAAACCTTCCCCTCGCCCCATCTCGAAACGACAGGAACACGAGCTCGCCGACGCCTCTGCTCAACGTTCCGTTCGAGGCGGTGATCACGTTCACGCGCGACCAGCCTTACCACATCCGGGCAACCACGTCGAGGAACGTCGAGGGTGGCGAGTATTCCGCTCCAGAGGACCCTCAACGGGATCGATTTCCACCCTACTTCGACACCTCGAATCACACGTTGACCAACGAATCCGGCCAGATCAACGTCGTGCTCGACGATGAAGGGCGCGCGGTCGAGGCAGGGCTTCtgggggagaaggaggagaggaagaaggaggagaggaagaaggacGAAGGCTCGAAGGGGGAGAAGTCGAAGAAACGGAAATCCGAGAAGAAGACGTCGCCCCTCGGCCAGTTGATCAAGTCGTTCGCGGCGCTCAGGAGGAATTCCACCCTGGCGACGAATCTTGCCCCCCCTCTTCCGTTCAAACAGCAAGCCTCGTCGACCACGCAGAGGATTCCCTCGCGTCAGAGAGCACCGCCACCGACCAGGGCGCAGCTCTACTCTACGGAGAAACCATCT TCTTCGCTCAGACAAGAAAGACGTAATCTGACGTCTCTGGGGCAACAACGAATCGAG GACGACTTGGAGGAAGGGAGCGAAGAAGTTAGGACGAGGGAGGAGGGCGAGAGCAAGGAGAGGGATGTCGAGGTCGAGGGAAGAATCGAGAACGAAGCTTCCAGCGAAGAAAATTCTGACGAggacgaagaggaggagaaaggaggCGGTCCTATCAAGGCTATCATCGATCTTCTTCAACTCGCAGCGCCAATTTTGGAAGATCTGAGCGac CCTGAATCCGACGCCGACATCGCCGATGTGCTCGAAATAGGGATCCCGTTGCTTCAAGACTTGTCGCAA GGAGACGACGAAACGCCAGGTGTCGACTTTCCAGGATTATTGGTCCcgattttattgcaaattagCGGA GAGGACGGGCAGAGGGATTCAGGCGCCATTTTGACACCGTTGCTTCAGCTAAGCGCGCCGCTCATAGGACCCCTCGTTGGTCCCCTGGTCGGACCGTTGAGTCGCCAGAGCAGCCAG CCTGCAGGTCAAGGATCATCGATAAGTGACTTGATCAAAGGTCTCTTGGCTCCGTTGCTCGag CCAATCGGCCCGTACGGAAAGATGACGCAACTTTCGAACCTGATCGCCGGAATTGTCTCTAGTCTTAGCAAA AATTCAGGGGCTGGTGGCGCGTCCGACTTGACGAGCCTCGTGAAAGCAGTGGTCGCCGGATCGGTGGCAGGAACGAGCGCAGGCTCGAGCGGGAACAAAGACTCTTACGGAGCGCATGCTGCGTATGGTACAGACAATTCTTATAACGCTTAC CCTAATGCACCGTCGAAGAACACCTCGCTCGGCTCTTCCATCAATGACATCCTTAACGCGATATTAAAAGTGGTCGCCTCGTTAGTGAACGCCATTTCCGCAATTTTGGGCGCCTCGTCGAACAGCTCCAACGAACCTCAACCCTATCCCTCGCCACCCCCCGCCTACGCCAAACCTTATAAAATGACCCGCCCCGCCGATTATGTTAGCATAACAACCAGCAAACCGGAACGTGTTGTAAGGGTATAA
- the LOC108002748 gene encoding uncharacterized protein LOC108002748 isoform X4, translating into MDIKYESNRAMPLLESFVENRANLVTSMPAPSSRRSTEAVSGDGFSNVPKILEIQLPLRIATKEDLVAWARYVMGLMASRINITLTTVKESPSRIAGRAEKIAKQAWQYPLRNTAYRYFEGDGSTADDGRHFLKSFENTRYAENVRNVGSIDRDKIPAAVRIVGDLENSVQNVQPSRVYSGSRSPTIATVDGAIGKSSFNDRRLFQPIFGISDSTIPTPLGISIPRPGTGKDPDANDSFGANFLKTGDRQLFVPQFPNFGPAIELKPSDIFPDTSAVSPPTRAYLPVTTTTVAADNVEFPNDPFVARYLFHGRNVSSNLLPDIVAPLFADEITSAPPTRNLPLAPSRNDRNTSSPTPLLNVPFEAVITFTRDQPYHIRATTSRNVEGGEYSAPEDPQRDRFPPYFDTSNHTLTNESGQINVVLDDEGRAVEAGLLGEKEERKKEERKKDEGSKGEKSKKRKSEKKTSPLGQLIKSFAALRRNSTLATNLAPPLPFKQQASSTTQRIPSRQRAPPPTRAQLYSTEKPSSSLRQERRNLTSLGQQRIEDDLEEGSEEVRTREEGESKERDVEVEGRIENEASSEENSDEDEEEEKGGGPIKAIIDLLQLAAPILEDLSDPESDADIADVLEIGIPLLQDLSQGDDETPGVDFPGLLVPILLQISGEDGQRDSGAILTPLLQLSAPLIGPLVGPLVGPLSRQSSQPAGQGSSISDLIKGLLAPLLETNRFFSANRPVRKDDATFEPDRRNCL; encoded by the exons GGGCGAACCTGGTGACTTCGATGCCCGCTCCGTCTTCGAGGCGATCGACCGAGGCAGTCTCGGGCGACGGGTTCTCCAACGTGCCGAAAATTCTGGAGATTCAGTTACCTTTGAGGATCGCTACGAAGGAGGATCTGGTCGCCTGGGCCAGGTACGTGATGGGTTTGATGGCGTCCCGTATAAACATCACGCTGACCACGGTGAAAGAGTCGCCCTCGAGAATCGCAGGGAGAGCGGAGAAGATCGCGAAGCAGGCATGGCAGTATCCGCTTAGAAACACGGCGTATCGTTATTTCGAAGGCGATGGATCCACGGCCGACGACGGCCGACATTTCTTAAAGAGTTTCGAGAACACGAGATACGCGGAGAACGTGAGAAACGTTGGGAGCATCGATCGGGACAAGATACCCGCGGCTGTCAGGATCGTGGGGGACCTCGAAAACTCGGTGCAAAATGTTCAGCCGTCGAGGGTGTACTCCGGCTCCCGGTCGCCAACGATAGCCACGGTCGACGGAGCCATCGGCAAGAGTTCGTTCAACGACCGACGACTTTTCCAACCGATTTTCGGCATCTCGGATAGCACGATTCCAACCCCTCTCGGCATAAGTATCCCGAGGCCTGGAACCGGCAAGGATCCAGACGCGAACGATTCGTTCGGcgcgaattttttgaaaacggGAGATCGGCAATTGTTCGTCCCCCAATTCCCCAACTTTGGGCCGGCCATCGAGCTGAAACCCAGCGACATCTTTCCAGACACGAGCGCCGTCTCGCCCCCTACCAGAGCTTATCTGCCCGTGACCACGACCACCGTCGCCGCCGACAACGTCGAGTTTCCCAACGATCCGTTCGTGGCTAGATATCTGTTCCACGGGAGGAACGTTTCGAGCAACCTGCTTCCGGACATCGTTGCTCCGCTCTTCGCAGACGAGATTACCTCCGCCCCGCCAACGAGAAACCTTCCCCTCGCCCCATCTCGAAACGACAGGAACACGAGCTCGCCGACGCCTCTGCTCAACGTTCCGTTCGAGGCGGTGATCACGTTCACGCGCGACCAGCCTTACCACATCCGGGCAACCACGTCGAGGAACGTCGAGGGTGGCGAGTATTCCGCTCCAGAGGACCCTCAACGGGATCGATTTCCACCCTACTTCGACACCTCGAATCACACGTTGACCAACGAATCCGGCCAGATCAACGTCGTGCTCGACGATGAAGGGCGCGCGGTCGAGGCAGGGCTTCtgggggagaaggaggagaggaagaaggaggagaggaagaaggacGAAGGCTCGAAGGGGGAGAAGTCGAAGAAACGGAAATCCGAGAAGAAGACGTCGCCCCTCGGCCAGTTGATCAAGTCGTTCGCGGCGCTCAGGAGGAATTCCACCCTGGCGACGAATCTTGCCCCCCCTCTTCCGTTCAAACAGCAAGCCTCGTCGACCACGCAGAGGATTCCCTCGCGTCAGAGAGCACCGCCACCGACCAGGGCGCAGCTCTACTCTACGGAGAAACCATCT TCTTCGCTCAGACAAGAAAGACGTAATCTGACGTCTCTGGGGCAACAACGAATCGAG GACGACTTGGAGGAAGGGAGCGAAGAAGTTAGGACGAGGGAGGAGGGCGAGAGCAAGGAGAGGGATGTCGAGGTCGAGGGAAGAATCGAGAACGAAGCTTCCAGCGAAGAAAATTCTGACGAggacgaagaggaggagaaaggaggCGGTCCTATCAAGGCTATCATCGATCTTCTTCAACTCGCAGCGCCAATTTTGGAAGATCTGAGCGac CCTGAATCCGACGCCGACATCGCCGATGTGCTCGAAATAGGGATCCCGTTGCTTCAAGACTTGTCGCAA GGAGACGACGAAACGCCAGGTGTCGACTTTCCAGGATTATTGGTCCcgattttattgcaaattagCGGA GAGGACGGGCAGAGGGATTCAGGCGCCATTTTGACACCGTTGCTTCAGCTAAGCGCGCCGCTCATAGGACCCCTCGTTGGTCCCCTGGTCGGACCGTTGAGTCGCCAGAGCAGCCAG CCTGCAGGTCAAGGATCATCGATAAGTGACTTGATCAAAGGTCTCTTGGCTCCGTTGCTCGag ACAAATCGTTTCTTTTCAGCCAATCGGCCCGTACGGAAAGATGACGCAACTTTCGAACCTGATCGCCGGAATTGTCTCTAG